In the genome of Populus trichocarpa isolate Nisqually-1 chromosome 6, P.trichocarpa_v4.1, whole genome shotgun sequence, one region contains:
- the LOC18100420 gene encoding uncharacterized protein LOC18100420 isoform X2, which translates to MGSRDKDQTAPHHQPLLSSLVVRPSVSDGGDAAGGGGRAGGSDYEPGEVRRELPSYSRSDRYSDDPGYRLRAGSGSPVRRRDADRRYSSDFDNSGAPPRGRDFSNGRDRGRFRDSSPPYARGRGGGRPLGRGFDGPGFGPGPLRGEGVSRNNPNVRPREGDWICSDPLCGNLNFARREYCNNCKRPRYRPGGSPRRGYPGPPPPHAPPRRFPGPPLDLSPGRTMNGYRSPPRGWSRDGPRDFGPGGPPPPRQGGRFSDHDMRRERSDYPDDEYRVRNKFDRPMPMDWGHKDRGRDGLFNERKGFERRPPSPPLPPPSLPQRGRWGRDGRDRSRSPIRGAPPPKEFRQDMYMERGRDDRHPVGRDRMRHVY; encoded by the exons ATGGGGTCCAGAGACAAGGACCAAACGGCACCGCATCACCAGCCTCTCCTTAGCAGCCTCGTTGTACGTCCATCCGTCAGCGACGGAGGTGATGCCGCCGGAGGTGGAGGCCGTGCCGGTGGTAGCGATTACGAGCCTGGCGAGGTCCGCCGTGAACTTCCATCTTATTCTCGCTCCGATCGATACTCTGACGATCCTG GGTATAGACTTCGTGCAGGTTCTGGTTCTCCTGTACGTCGTAGGGATGCAGATCGCCGATACAGTTCTGATTTTGATAATTCGGGGGCCCCACCTCGAGGTCGTGATTTTAGCAATGGGAGGGATCGTGGTAGATTTCGAGATTCTTCACCCCCCTATGCTCGAGGAAGAGGTGGTGGCAGACCACTTGGCAGAGGTTTTGATGGGCCTGGATTTGGTCCAGGGCCTCTTAGAGGGGAGGGCGTGAGTAGGAATAATCCAAATGTACGCCCAAGGGAAGGCGACTGGATCTGCTCTGATCCTTT ATGTGGCAACCTGAACTTTGCAAGGAGAGAGTACTGTAACAACTGCAAAAGGCCTCGATATAGACCTGGGGGAAGTCCTCGGCGGGGCTATCCCGGCCCTCCACCTCCACATGCTCCTCCAAGACGCTTTCCTGGTCCTCCATTGGATCTTTCTCCAGGCAGGACCATGAATGGCTATAGGTCTCCTCCTCGAGGTTGGTCCAGAGATGGACCCAGAGATTTTGGGCCTGGTGGTCCTCCACCTCCTAGGCAAGGAGGCAGGTTTTCTGACCATGATATGCGGAGGGAGCGGTCTGATTATCCAGATGATGAGTACAGGGTGAGGAACAAATTTGATAGACCTATGCCAATGGACTGGGGTCATAAAGACCGTGGAAGGGATGGCCTTTTCAATGAAAGGAAAGGGTTTGAGAGGCGGCCACCCTCTCCACCTCTACCTCCACCTTCACTTCCTCAACGTGGCAGATGGGGACGTGACGGGAGAGATAGGAGCAGATCTCCAATTAGGGGAGCCCCACCACCAAAAGAGTTTCGACAGGATATGTACATGGAGCGGGGGCGAGATGATCGGCATCCTGTTGGGCGAGACAGAATGAGACATGTGTATTGA
- the LOC18100420 gene encoding transcription initiation factor TFIID subunit 15 isoform X1, giving the protein MQTPYSPTLDISFYTTFYGEMPYLMIDIFAILLNWLFHSFWVKSAASIATLHQQNFSLVFGGCSSLDFAGFFPGYRLRAGSGSPVRRRDADRRYSSDFDNSGAPPRGRDFSNGRDRGRFRDSSPPYARGRGGGRPLGRGFDGPGFGPGPLRGEGVSRNNPNVRPREGDWICSDPLCGNLNFARREYCNNCKRPRYRPGGSPRRGYPGPPPPHAPPRRFPGPPLDLSPGRTMNGYRSPPRGWSRDGPRDFGPGGPPPPRQGGRFSDHDMRRERSDYPDDEYRVRNKFDRPMPMDWGHKDRGRDGLFNERKGFERRPPSPPLPPPSLPQRGRWGRDGRDRSRSPIRGAPPPKEFRQDMYMERGRDDRHPVGRDRMRHVY; this is encoded by the exons ATGCAAACGCCTTACTCTCCCACGCTTGATATCTCCTTTTATACCACTTTTTATGGGGAGATGCCCTACCTGATGATTGATATCTTTGCAATTTTGTTGAATTGGTTATTTCACAGTTTTTGGGTTAAATCTGCGGCTAGCATTGCTACTTTGCACCAACAAAATTTCTCCCTTGTTTTTGGGGGTTGCTCATCTTTAGACTTTGCTGGCTTTTTTCCAGGGTATAGACTTCGTGCAGGTTCTGGTTCTCCTGTACGTCGTAGGGATGCAGATCGCCGATACAGTTCTGATTTTGATAATTCGGGGGCCCCACCTCGAGGTCGTGATTTTAGCAATGGGAGGGATCGTGGTAGATTTCGAGATTCTTCACCCCCCTATGCTCGAGGAAGAGGTGGTGGCAGACCACTTGGCAGAGGTTTTGATGGGCCTGGATTTGGTCCAGGGCCTCTTAGAGGGGAGGGCGTGAGTAGGAATAATCCAAATGTACGCCCAAGGGAAGGCGACTGGATCTGCTCTGATCCTTT ATGTGGCAACCTGAACTTTGCAAGGAGAGAGTACTGTAACAACTGCAAAAGGCCTCGATATAGACCTGGGGGAAGTCCTCGGCGGGGCTATCCCGGCCCTCCACCTCCACATGCTCCTCCAAGACGCTTTCCTGGTCCTCCATTGGATCTTTCTCCAGGCAGGACCATGAATGGCTATAGGTCTCCTCCTCGAGGTTGGTCCAGAGATGGACCCAGAGATTTTGGGCCTGGTGGTCCTCCACCTCCTAGGCAAGGAGGCAGGTTTTCTGACCATGATATGCGGAGGGAGCGGTCTGATTATCCAGATGATGAGTACAGGGTGAGGAACAAATTTGATAGACCTATGCCAATGGACTGGGGTCATAAAGACCGTGGAAGGGATGGCCTTTTCAATGAAAGGAAAGGGTTTGAGAGGCGGCCACCCTCTCCACCTCTACCTCCACCTTCACTTCCTCAACGTGGCAGATGGGGACGTGACGGGAGAGATAGGAGCAGATCTCCAATTAGGGGAGCCCCACCACCAAAAGAGTTTCGACAGGATATGTACATGGAGCGGGGGCGAGATGATCGGCATCCTGTTGGGCGAGACAGAATGAGACATGTGTATTGA